Below is a window of Malania oleifera isolate guangnan ecotype guangnan chromosome 1, ASM2987363v1, whole genome shotgun sequence DNA.
AGTATTTATTTGGGCATCAATTTTTATCATCAAAGACATTTATTCTCTCCTacttattcatttgaaaaatctcttGAGAGCATATCTTTAATTTCTCCAAcatcttttattgaaaaatatatttggagaAACCTCTTTgtgcttgtgaatctttgagcattccattacaagattcaaaagcttactTAAGTTTTCATGGCAATATTACTTTGAGCAAAAACCCTATCTCCTCCTacactttatttttgaaaatcatttttggagataTCACTTTTGGGTTCTAGATCTTTGAAAGCTTTTCttgcaaaatttatttttgaatcaAGGATCACATATCTTTTACATCCTCTCATTTAACTCAAAATACTTTTTGAGAGAGGGAATCATacaaactctattgagcataaatcctatcatataagagtgcattgaTTTTACATTGTACACActagcttatttgagaagcactgTATTGtatacaaaattatttttcatatcttGTATCCATGCGGTTTGGGTATTAAACTGTGTTCCAGGCGTGGGATATCATCTGAAGAGGAGAACTCCATCCTGTATAGAGCGGTTGTAAGCGGGACTTCACCctgtaaggagaatttgtaaaaggctttgctccgcccgattaagtgagctggatagtgaatcctcaagcgggttggcttgaggcgaggacgtaagcagggtttgccgaacctcataaaaacccaGTGTCATTCTTtccttatactctttacatttctgtatttgcatgtttatatttacttgttgagATTACTGCTTTTGTGTTTAAATActggtttgtgattgattgagaaaatactgaaattgtcatacttgtttaaattatttgaacTCTCATATATCTGCTAAATTTATGATTGCAtggaaagaccctaggcttgtgtaatactggttgtgattttgaaaataggacatacttgacctaggaatttttaaaatcttcaattcacccccccccccctcttgggattagaCCAAAAATCACACCATGTTTGCATTGTAATTCATTAAACAAATCATTGTCTTCAGAAATAGAAACCCCTTCCAATCCTTCCAACGAGGATGGATGTACATAGATAAATCACCGAGAACATTACAGGAATCAgaaacatatccatattgttcccTAATCTCAACCAACAGCAAACCATCATTGCAATCAAACTCGCTAGGATCATCATTATCATTAACAAATAGGTTCCCCCATTTCATTACCTCCTTTCCTTTACTAGTCCTATCAAAAGAACTGTAAATCTTTTAGCATAACTATCTTCCACAATACTTAACTCTCCTTGTAAATTTCTCTTTAAAATCCTTAGCACTGTCTGACAAGAGTGCTCTCTCTTCTCTTCGAACAACTTCCTCATTTCTGCACCCATCAGAGTGTTCTTCCTATGAGCGTAAACCTTAGGACTCTTAGATTTATTTGACTTACGACCTAAAACATCATATTTCCTCCCAAAATCACAATCTTCTCTTTTAGCCTCGACAACACCATCCTCTTGTCCCTCTACAAAACTAGAATAATCACACACTTTGACACTTTTGATTTTATCATCATTGTTACCAAAAGACTTTTCCAAAGCCAAGCTAATGGCATCCTAGAATTGCTCCACAACTAGATATGTTCCACATGTGTCTTTGAGAtctggagagaagctttggactTCGTTAATAGACAGATGAGGATCCATCTTCCCTATATTCTGCTTCTATGATCTAAGGCTAGGGAAATGGGCCTACTAATTAAAAGGATCTATCAAGAGATCAACCtattcacctttttttttttttttccttataatGGCCCGATGAGATAAGCCATCCCTAACATCCAATTTAAGGCCCGAAGCATTATGGGCCTATTCTATAAGTGGCCCAACTTAGTTAAAAAGGAGACCCCTTTTTCAATTATCTAGTCCCAAAtatcttagcctcctttttcccAAGTGAAATCCTAGCCACCTTAGCTAGTATTGCAACATCCTCTGCAACCCTAGTTGCCATAGTAGTATGAGCAAAACCAATTGCCTTCATAATATGAGCGTACAACTCTGACAGAACAATTGACTATAGCTCACCCCTGCACCAAAGACACAACTTTCCGTTCTCATTCACCACATCAAACTTTCTTGGTTAGGATCGATTTGCACATCCTTCTCCTTCACCGACCTTCCCTTCCATCTCCACTTGACCCCAAGATCTAGGAAGTGAAGGACTTCCATCACCTCCACCTCTAGCTTGAAGACAAAACTTCTTAGCTAATTCACAAAAATAGCTCACAGAGCTTTGCCAACCAATCCCTTTTGTGCCataaaaaataaccaaaaaaaaaaaaaattttacctTTCCAACCCAGACCTAACTCCAGATACTTCCCCACCCTTGTCAGCATAATCATCATCCAAAATTGCAAATTTCCCAAAAAAACATTACAAGAACACCTTCTAAACCAAACAAAATCTAAAATACCAGTGACAAACCAAAGAAACCCCTTTGGATCaaacaaaatttgaaataaaCAAGCAATGTTATTCTCAAACacaaatagaaaaagaaatagggcaaaagacactcacctaccctgaggtttggtaaaaagacagATACCGTTCCTAAGATTTAAAAAATGCCATAGACctccctgaggtttcaaaaatgccacaaacctcccttgaggtttgccaaaaataAATAGACCTCCCCTTAAgaaacttgtctttttgcaagAAGAGGAGGTTTTGTCTTTATGGCAAACCTTAGGAGAGGTCCTTGAAATTCTTAAAACCTTAGGGCAGGTACCTGAAATTTTCGAACCTTAGgggaggtcattgtctttttaccaaaccttaagGGAAGTTAGAATCTTTTGCCCAAAGAAATATCTCCCACCTCGTCCAGTCTCACATCAAAGGTGAATTGATGGTTTTAACATCACCTACTACTTTCAAAGCCATAAAGAGTTTTGTGAGAAGGTAAGGGTCattttgtgagagagagagagagagagagagagaccatccATTTGATCATTCTTGATTAGTTGATGATATTTTCTACAGTTTTTTATGGAATAAGAAAAACTGACAATTAATTAACATACAACAGTTATATAATATGGTACttttccatattttttattttaaattttcattaaagtTTGTTATACTCTATATCTTTATGCGTAGTTGCTTGTGCCATATAGTATGTCAAGTTTTTAATCGTATTCCTTTAatgaacaaaaataaataaataaatatataaaaccAATTAATATGGTATATTGCAACTTTTCCATACCACTACTATGGTCTTAGGTCTAAACATTTTAACCAAATGGGGTATTTGAAGCCCATCCAACCTTCCTACAAGTCATACCTACCTTGTGACAATTGAAATAATATTGTGCTCAAATTGATGAGTGCATTCAACCATACATataccatggtcttaaatttccgtcgaaattttcgatttttgtcaccctcaaaatcaaaatggcattcgatttccgtcttgcataatttccgttgaaatctcaacgaataatttgaaatttatcgaaatctctaaattttagcaaaacttgtcgaaattttaactatacaatgaaatttcattGGAATTCAAATGatagatttaggagtgaagtgaaatttctctctaaatttattttatcaaaacaaaagattattacaagtgcttttgaaattatatgaaaaaataaacttacagtaacattttatttaaccattcatgtctaaattatcattatttgtacaataaataatatttaaatgatttatgaatgtcatttatattaactgaatatgtttaatgtacattatcttacaaatatggtTGATACACAtcatactattttacaaatttTCCACCTCCTGCAAAACATAGatgcatttaatttgtaatatattagtcctaaaacttctattattatgtttgttaaccatttctaaagtttcacaaagaattccatgctttactattaattttcgttattttttcaaatcgaaatcgaaatttccgtacttttggagcttcgaaatttgagttgaaatcgaaaCTTAAGACCTTAATATACACACACACCAATGTAATTGTGTGCACGCATCCATGTCCAATACCCTAAGTTGTCCATGTTTTGGTCTTTATTCCTTCATCtagctttctttttttttttttttttggtcttttcTATATTTAAATCAGCACCctactcttcttcttctcctcaaTAACAGCGTACAAAAAATTACTGAAAACCGAAAATCGGGCCAAACCGTATTTCAAAATAGTTTGGTTTTTAATTTGCAGTTTCCATTTTCAgtttttgattttcattaaaatcGGTTTTCAGCTTTATGAGGGAACCCAACCAAACCAAaagatttatattattttatgttttcaggtttatttaattatataatcATTATACATAAACATTTTTACTTCATTTTTATccaattttaatttttacaaatgattTTTACTTTTCAGTAagtaatgatgataataattatGATATTGCACGAAATGAGTGGGAAGAGGAAGGAAAGAATGATTTTTACTTTTCAGTAagtaatgatgataataattaCCATATTGCACGAAATGAGTGGGAAGAGGAAGGAAAGAAGCTTTTGCATCTTATACATGAGAGAAAGCTCCCCTCTTATTATGTTTTTCTGATGTGGGACAGAATGCATTACTCAGCCTGGTTTGCTAGGTGCTACTTGCTACTGCCTACAACCTTGTGTTGTGACTGTCATCTCCTATTTGTCCCACATCAGTTCAAAATTAGAAGACAAGAGTCTTCACCTTCCTATAAAATACACCCCCATCCCTCGGACAAATCACACGTGGGCTGCAGCCCAGCCATGCATCTATTTGTGGGCTTAATTTTAAAGGATTCACTTCTTGAAGGTGGACAACTCCATGcggatgtatatatattaaaatatttttttaaacaaaccAATGGATAACCAAACCGACCAAATAACCAGTGGTTTTTATTCTTAAGAACCGACAATCCTTAGTTTGGTTTCCATGtaaattttttgaaaaccaaTTAGTTTGGTTCAGTTGTCTATTTTGGCAAAAACCAAACCGCACCGGACCAATTTCACCCCTATTGTTCTTGCATgcatattttttgttattattatatgttaTGACATGTACGTATTTTTCATGCAAAGCAAATAATTTAGCATGCACATCCGTTAGATCTCTGCTTGCGAGTTATTGATGACTTTAGGTACatgtccatatatatatatatatatttcttagtgcatgaaaaaaaattttggacTAATCCAAAATCTTTTTTCACAATGTAAATAACTTTTTTTCTTTTGCCTGGGTTTAATCATATAATAAAGTATTAACTGCGGTCCACAATCAAATATTCATTACTTgctttactaattttttttttcataatttttctgCAGGAATTGAACCATCTATGCACACTGAGGATTGATCACAAGACACGTGGCGAGCCCCTTAATCAATCCCGAGTCTTGTGATGTTACAGAGAGATTTGACCTGGTGGGCTCAAACTAGATTTCATTAAGGGTCACCCAATCCCCTTAACCCTTCCTTAGCTAGCTCAGTGTCACCCACGACACATGGTTATCTTAttgtaatttcttttttttttcccccatgtGTTGTTACATCATTGGATGACTCAAGTTCTTTTTGTCCCAATGGTCAATATCTTTTTCGGACTCTCATTTCTCATCAGATGCTTCCCTACATCATCTCCCCACCACTAGACACTTAAGCTCCTAAGGATCACTCAGTTCTCTAATGGCAATCTACTCTACATCCCATTACTTTTATGCAATTCTGCCTCCCATCAATATCCAAGAACCTGCATCTACAATCAGTAATTTCAACAAAACTACAAATACACCCTAACAATGAATTGGAAATCATCTGACAAGTGCCCACTCGAAAAAACTAATTGGATGCTTTGAGCCCCTAGCTAGTCAAGGGGATTCAAAGTAGGACAAATGGACATATAGTCAACCCTATCAGTTAGGATTAGACTTCGTTTTGTTTGCATTTGATTTCGGTCAAAGGTTTGACCAGATGAAACAAAAAAAGCACAAAGCCTTAATGCAGTTCTGTTAAGGAAACGATCTGGAATGCATTGCAACCAAACAATGATTAAAACAACAACTGAACTGGAAATTAACCGAAAACCTTCAGATCTAGTAAGGAAAACGCAGATGGCCAAGCTAAGGACTTACGCTAGATCTGCCATAGTTTCTGATTTAATCACAGCTTTTCCCTCAGGCAATTCAAGGGAAGAATAATGCATTATCATCTCCTTTAATGTATGCTTTGTGCTTTTGACATCATTATCCCATAAGATGCTCTGAAATCAAACATGCAGAAGCTAGTAAATTTGAAGTGCATGGCAAGAACGCAGAGCTGCAAAGGCAGCCAAATTGTAACATATGGCAAAACCACAACAAAAATTGGTTCTAACACAGTTTTCAGTCCATTTTGATGTAGGGATTATTATGAACGAAATACCTTCCTAATGTATTCTCTTTTCACAATTTCCCAGGGTACTTTGCCTTCAGGAGAAAAAATTGAAGCATTCCAAAGTGCTCCTCTAGCGACCATTACTGACAAGGCACCTATGTAGAAAAAAAATCACTAAAATATTCAAAAACACATCATTATAAGTGATGTGCAATAGACACTAAACATCATCTATAAGCATGAGAAGCAGGACACAAAATATGCAAAGTTAAAATGAGCAGGAGCCAACTCAAACATATTTCGCCAAAGGAATAAGAAATTAAGAATTTAAGAATTTCACACTCGTAGGATCATATTGTCGTGGTTTAATACCTACAAAGCTCACTACAATCAAGTAACTGTATCATTACATAGGACAGCTAAAGTGCAACAGAACATATAAGAACATGCATAAATGAGTGAAAGCCATATATATTCATCAGGACTTGAAATGGTATTAATATATAACGATTAACGGACTTAGTCACAGAATTCCATTTTTCACATGAAATTCCTGCCAAATTTAAAGTGACCAGTATACCTTCAATGAAATGGTCGACAGACAGCAGGGCAGAGGTTCTGTGCTGGTACATTCTTTATAAACTACCGAGTCTCaccaaaataaatagcacttaacCAGTGCTGCAACTTCAGAATTCCCTTCTGCAACTTGTTTGACTTCCTTTGGTGAAAGAAGTCTGTCCAAGGAAGAAAGAAGTTAGTTTCAGAGGCTGGGGAGAGTGAAAGGAGTCTATTACCAATGCTTGCAGGGAGACTTGTACAATTACATGTTCTAGGAGAGAAGAGGCTTTCCTGAATCTTAATTAACTTTGCAATGGTTATCTAGATAGAAGGAACTGGTAGTTCAAATGCAGCAAGATCAACCCATAGAAGGAGGCAAATGGAAAATCAAATGTTTATACAACTATTTGGTAATATATtctagaatgaaaaaaaaaaaaaaaaaatggaaaaaacacCCCCATAATGAGCTTGAACAAAGGGTTTTGGCTTCTGGACATTTTGACTATAAGACAAAAGCATAGAGGCAGCTAGATGCTTTTTTGAGCCAATAGGAATGTTATCAAGACTCAAGTAGAAGATGACAAATGTAGCAGGACAGAATAAAAAGGAAATTGGGTGAACCTTCAGACAGTGAGGATGATAAAATCAAATGGAGGTGGATGTCAGCTGCATCTGTTGTCCATATCAATAGAAGGGATCAGATTTACATAATTTTCTAACAGATGTGACACAGATCTGTAACTGTAAAGCAAATCTATCCCTTTATATACACAATGGGAAATCAAATACTCTTCATGTCCAGGCTTTCATAGTGAAATCTGGAAAGTTATCCCTCATGGCACCATTTTTTTCACCATAAAAATACATTCAGATGCATAAGGGCGCACACAAGAACAAAGCATCTTATACGCCATCAAGGATTATCCAACTATCTGATCCTATGTATTAGGTCGTCTTCCAACTAGGAAACAACGGTGACCACTGAGAGGAGCTGAAAAACAAGGCGGCAGTACGTAGCTTCAAATTTTTTGCTTTACCCTTTTAGGAAAGTCCCTATTGAAATCATACAAAATCTGAAAGCAGAAGATGACCAGGTAATAATAATTAAGCTGCAGGTTTCCAGGGGGTTGTACACTTATATCCCAAATACAGATTTACAGCATAATTCCACTGGGTccaaaagaaataataatattaacaacaccaacaataataaaatacaaatattttCACTTTAGATATAAATAATGATTTCgtatacataataataaataatactatgaGTCTTTAACCTTAAATCTAAATGATCATCATATATGTATACCTAAACATAGACATACacaatttttcttgaatttttccatataaaatggTAAGTACATAGGAAACATAAACATTTTGAGCAATATCTGGTAAATGGCCAGTGATAAGATTATATCCCTCAAGCATAAGATATGGATGCCATTGGCAATTTTAGCTTCGCACTATTCATCATTCATTCAGGCATCTTTAAAAACAGAGACCATTTGAAAACTGATCATAAATTATCTTCTAGGTACCTGTCGCAGCTTTAATGCGTTGAAAATCTTCATACTCAAAGACATCACCATTTGCAATAACTGGAATAGACAATGCTGCTACAACATCAGCAATCTCACTCCACTTAGCAGCATCCCTTGGCCTGTCTGCAACTCTTCTGCAATTTATTCCAAAGGAAATCATGCAGCCATTTTATATGCAATTACAAGGAAGACTCATCATATTTATAATCAGAAGATCgtataatttgaaacaaaaacaacATTGTTGAAATATTTCCCAATTATAGCATAACCCAAATTTACACCCATGTTCCTCTTAAAATGTGTATTATAAATACAAAATCTATTTGAATACCTAAATTACCAAAGAAGGCATTAGTCATTAATGCCTCAGACAAAGGAGATTgcaatttaaaactaaaatagaaaacatatttgatcACTTATCATTAAGTTGCAATAGGAATCCTTCTATTTGGGTTCCGGGTATTAGTTTTATAACATAGTCTGCTGTTGAGTATCGACGAGTGCTCCTACTAAAAGCACCCATGGTTAAAAATCATATCTTTGGCTTGAATTCACCAAGGGCACCTAAAAGTTCATTGCTCAACCAAATCATGATTTGAGCACATGGTTTTTGGATTTCCGGGAATTTAAAACTCCACTAACACCAAAGTTTTGGTTTTGAATTTAAGAAagcttaattttttgaatatatatcAGCTCAGAATGACACGACTTATTCTGGCTATTAAATTGGGTCATTGACAAGAtctcatataataaatttcaaaaaacagATTTTTTCAAATACTTGAAACTagtagttttatttattttcatggcACTTTTTAAAACAATTTCTCACTTCCTCACCTGCAACGGGAATCAACTTTTGAACTCTGAGGTTAAGTAGATAAGTGGTTTCTAATTGTGCATTAGTTTCACTTTGTTCTACATCCTCATTCCCTGAATCATTTGCACTTTGGGCCCTATGTTAAAGTTCCTCCCTTCAAGCTTTAGAAATCTGATCTTATTTTTCAGATTTTGCTTCACTTTGCGAACAGACAATTTCATCAGAATGTAACATTACAGGATACTTTAACTGCCCCCGTGCTTGCAGACTTGCATTGTTAATTTTGAAGAAGAAATTAccatataaaaataataattctaaGTAGTTATGATGAGTGAAACTAATATCACAATGGAATTCAATATCTTAAGTGAATCAGTCTAATTTCAAATTAGATTTCATGTTTCTGTAATATACTTGTAGGACCATAGTGTGACTACTCCAATCTAAGTGGATGGAAATCTGTATCATTACTGTTCAACaaatttattgagcattcaaATGGAAGAATACATCCTGAATTGCTGATGGAAACAAAATATCACTGTTTAAAAGAAATTAAGTTTGTTTCTAAACAGGGTAGTCATATTACAAATTAGATATTACCTTCCATGGACAGCAAGAGCAGAAACACCAGTTTTCTCAATTCGCCTTGCTAGTTCTACTGTATCCAGAGATGATTTCAGAAGTCGAATCTTACATGTTACTGGTGTATCCAGGTTTCTCTTTAATGTTGTCAAAATCTGGGTTATGACAAAGCCAATGTGAAGGGTCGAGAAAGAAATACAAGGGAAAGGCAAGAAGAACAAACTTTCAAGAGGATATTCATTGCATACATCATGAATAAGCTCCGGTTTAGTCAACAGTGCAGCACCCATGCCTCCACTGGTAGAGAATGATTTGGGGCAACCCATGTTGATATCAACCGCCGCAACATCATTACACCTAAAAAAAATAGCGTGACAACAATTCTACCAAAATTAGAGACAAAAACATTTTTGAGCTTGCTCGGGCAAAGGCACACCAAGGCATTCCTTGCATTCATTTTGTATGAATCCATCCGGATTCAGCTTACACACAAAAATATGTCCATCCATCCAGTATCGGTTTAGGCCAGGCAAGGAAGCAAATTTGAGACAGGTTTGCACTTCCATGCATGAACTAGATTGACAAACACATAGCAATTATTGAAATACTCATGCACATATGCACATCCACACATGCACATGGTTACCCAACATTCTAGGCAGTAGATCAGGTACAGGAACAAGGTACATTAGTTAGCTTGGTATGCCCCGTACATGAGGGA
It encodes the following:
- the LOC131150591 gene encoding uncharacterized protein LOC131150591 isoform X5, producing the protein MKMEYENKLVLAPMVRVGTLPFRLLAAQYGADVTYGEEIIDHKLVKCERQINEYVGSIDFVEKGTKNVVFRTCDEERSRVVFQMGSSDAVRALSAAQIVCNDVAAVDINMGCPKSFSTSGGMGAALLTKPELIHDILTTLKRNLDTPVTCKIRLLKSSLDTVELARRIEKTGVSALAVHGRRVADRPRDAAKWSEIADVVAALSIPVIANGDVFEYEDFQRIKAATGALSVMVARGALWNASIFSPEGKVPWEIVKREYIRKSILWDNDVKSTKHTLKEMIMHYSSLELPEGKAVIKSETMADLAWKGT
- the LOC131150591 gene encoding uncharacterized protein LOC131150591 isoform X2 translates to MKMEYENKLVLAPMVRVGTLPFRLLAAQYGADVTYGEEIIDHKLVKCERQINEYVGSIDFVEKGTKNVVFRTCDEERSRVVFQMGSSDAVRALSAAQIVCNDVAAVDINMGCPKSFSTSGGMGAALLTKPELIHDILTTLKRNLDTPVTCKIRLLKSSLDTVELARRIEKTGVSALAVHGRRVADRPRDAAKWSEIADVVAALSIPVIANGDVFEYEDFQRIKAATGALSVMVARGALWNASIFSPEGKVPWEIVKREYIRKSILWDNDVKSTKHTLKEMIMHYSSLELPEGKAVIKSETMADLAQVYGEEMYYQFVNRNRIFLSESR
- the LOC131150591 gene encoding uncharacterized protein LOC131150591 isoform X4, translating into MSCPSLNSHEFPAGRRTVKKMEYENKLVLAPMVRVGTLPFRLLAAQYGADVTYGEEIIDHKLVKCERQINEYVGSIDFVEKGTKNVVFRTCDEERSRVVFQMGSSDAVRALSAAQIVCNDVAAVDINMGCPKSFSTSGGMGAALLTKPELIHDILTTLKRNLDTPVTCKIRLLKSSLDTVELARRIEKTGVSALAVHGRRVADRPRDAAKWSEIADVVAALSIPVIANGDVFEYEDFQRIKAATGALSVMVARGALWNASIFSPEGKVPWEIVKREYIRKSILWDNDVKSTKHTLKEMIMHYSSLELPEGKAVIKSETMADLAESR
- the LOC131150591 gene encoding uncharacterized protein LOC131150591 isoform X3, which gives rise to MSCPSLNSHEFPAGRRTVKKMEYENKLVLAPMVRVGTLPFRLLAAQYGADVTYGEEIIDHKLVKCERQINEYVGSIDFVEKGTKNVVFRTCDEERSRVVFQMGSSDAVRALSAAQIVCNDVAAVDINMGCPKSFSTSGGMGAALLTKPELIHDILTTLKRNLDTPVTCKIRLLKSSLDTVELARRIEKTGVSALAVHGRRVADRPRDAAKWSEIADVVAALSIPVIANGDVFEYEDFQRIKAATGALSVMVARGALWNASIFSPEGKVPWEIVKREYIRKSILWDNDVKSTKHTLKEMIMHYSSLELPEGKAVIKSETMADLAWKGT
- the LOC131150591 gene encoding uncharacterized protein LOC131150591 isoform X1, with protein sequence MSCPSLNSHEFPAGRRTVKKMEYENKLVLAPMVRVGTLPFRLLAAQYGADVTYGEEIIDHKLVKCERQINEYVGSIDFVEKGTKNVVFRTCDEERSRVVFQMGSSDAVRALSAAQIVCNDVAAVDINMGCPKSFSTSGGMGAALLTKPELIHDILTTLKRNLDTPVTCKIRLLKSSLDTVELARRIEKTGVSALAVHGRRVADRPRDAAKWSEIADVVAALSIPVIANGDVFEYEDFQRIKAATGALSVMVARGALWNASIFSPEGKVPWEIVKREYIRKSILWDNDVKSTKHTLKEMIMHYSSLELPEGKAVIKSETMADLAQVYGEEMYYQFVNRNRIFLSESR